One segment of Tetrapisispora phaffii CBS 4417 chromosome 1, complete genome DNA contains the following:
- the ACS2 gene encoding acetate--CoA ligase ACS2 (similar to Saccharomyces cerevisiae ACS2 (YLR153C); ancestral locus Anc_8.367) has translation MTTSKTHDVVHEANSVNFRGTPEHFLKSQPRPGYVTSMEQYREMYRESIENPEVFFDKMAKDYLHWEKPYTKVSSGSLDNGDIAWFLNGELNASYNCVDRHAFANPNKTALIYEADDERENKIITFGELLQEVSKVAGVLKRWGVKKGDTVAVYLPMIPAAVIAMLAVARLGAIHTVVFAGFSAGSLQERVVDAGCKVVITCDEGKRGGKTVNTKKIVDEGLNGVQQVSKILVFQRTGSEDIPMKAGRDFWWHEETEKHSGYLAPVSCNSEDPLFLLYTSGSTGAPKGVVHTTGGYLLGAALTTRYVFDIHPEDVLFTAGDVGWITGHTYALYGPLALGTASIIFESTPAYPDYGRYWRIIERHRATHFYVAPTAMRLIQKVGEAEIPKYDTSSLRVLGSVGEPIAPELWEWYHDKIGNKNCVICDTMWQTESGSHLIAPLAGAVPTKPGSATVPFFGINACIIDPVTGVELKGNDIAGVLAVKSPWPSMARSVWNDHSRYMDTYLKPYPGYYFTGDGAGKDHDGYYWIRGRVDDVVNVSGHRLSTAEIEASLDGSTVVSEAAVVGIHDDLTGQAVVAFVSLKEDIELSDSMRKTLVMKVRGEIGPFAAPKTVILVKDLPKTRSGKIMRRVLRKIASNEADQLGDLSSMANPEIVPSLIASVETQFLAVKK, from the coding sequence ATGACTACCTCTAAAACTCATGATGTTGTTCATGAAGCTAACAGCGTAAATTTCCGTGGTACTCCAGAACATTTCCTAAAATCACAACCAAGACCTGGTTATGTCACCAGTATGGAACAGTACCGCGAGATGTATAGAGAATCCATCGAAAACCCAGAAGTTTTCTTCGACAAAATGGCTAAGGATTACTTACATTGGGAAAAACCATACACTAAAGTTTCCTCTGGTTCTTTGGACAATGGTGATATTGCCTGGTTTTTAAATGGTGAATTGAATGCTTCTTATAACTGTGTTGATAGACATGCTTTTGCTAACCCAAATAAGACTGCTTTAATTTATGAAGCTGATGACgaaagagaaaataaaattattacattCGGTGAATTATTACAAGAAGTCTCTAAAGTTGCTGGTGTCTTGAAAAGATGGGGTGTCAAGAAAGGTGACACTGTTGCAGTGTATTTACCTATGATTCCAGCCGCTGTCATTGCTATGTTAGCTGTTGCTCGTTTAGGTGCCATTCATACAGTGGTCTTCGCTGGTTTCTCCGCAGGTTCTTTACAAGAACGTGTAGTTGATGCTGGTTGTAAGGTCGTCATTACTTGTGACGAAGGTAAAAGAGGTGGTAAAACTGTTAACACAAAGAAGATCGTGGATGAAGGTTTGAACGGTGTTCAACAAGTCTCTAAAATATTGGTTTTCCAAAGAACGGGCTCTGAAGATATTCCAATGAAGGCTGGCAGAGATTTCTGGTGGCACGAAGAAACAGAGAAACACAGTGGTTATTTAGCTCCAGTTTCTTGTAACTCTGAAGatccattatttttattatatacttCTGGTTCTACCGGCGCTCCAAAAGGTGTTGTTCATACCACTGGTGGTTACTTATTAGGTGCCGCATTGACTACAAGATATGTTTTCGATATACATCCAGAAGATGTTTTATTCACTGCCGGTGATGTCGGTTGGATCACTGGTCACACATACGCATTATATGGTCCTTTGGCTTTGGGTACCGCATCCATCATTTTTGAATCTACCCCTGCATACCCTGATTATGGTAGATACTGGagaattattgaaagaCATAGAGCTACACATTTCTACGTTGCCCCAACTGCCATGAGATTAATCCAAAAAGTCGGTGAAGCTGAAATTCCAAAATATGACACATCTTCCTTACGTGTTCTAGGTTCAGTTGGTGAGCCAATTGCTCCAGAATTATGGGAATGGTATCACGATAAAATTGGTAACAAAAACTGTGTTATTTGTGACACCATGTGGCAAACTGAATCCGGTTCTCACTTAATTGCACCATTAGCTGGTGCGGTTCCAACCAAGCCAGGTTCCGCTACTGTCCCATTCTTCGGTATTAATGCCTGTATCATTGATCCAGTCACTGGTGTCGAATTAAAGGGCAACGATATTGCCGGTGTTTTAGCAGTTAAATCACCATGGCCATCTATGGCAAGATCTGTCTGGAATGACCATAGCAGATACATGGACACCTACTTGAAACCATACCCAGGTTACTATTTCACAGGTGATGGTGCTGGTAAAGATCATGACGGTTACTACTGGATCAGAGGTAGAGTTGATGATGTTGTAAATGTCTCTGGTCACAGATTATCCACTGCTGAAATTGAAGCTTCATTAGACGGTAGTACAGTTGTTTCCGAAGCTGCCGTTGTTGGTATCCATGACGATTTGACTGGTCAAGCTGTTGTTGCATTTGTCTCTCTAAAAGAGGATATTGAATTATCTGATAGCATGCGTAAGACATTGGTCATGAAGGTTAGAGGTGAAATTGGTCCTTTTGCTGCCCCAAAGACCGTCATCCTAGTCAAAGATTTACCAAAGACCAGATCTGGTAAGATCATGAGAAGAGttttaagaaaaattgCTTCTAATGAAGCTGACCAACTTGGTGATCTTTCCAGTATGGCCAACCCAGAAATTGTTCCATCTTTAATCGCATCTGTAGAAACACAATTCTTAGCTgttaagaaataa
- the TPHA0A01360 gene encoding uncharacterized protein (similar to Saccharomyces cerevisiae YLR152C; ancestral locus Anc_8.366), protein MSSIDLGAAIYIAIKPILKIYSIIFVGYLLARYNIVTTEIARGISNMVVNAILPCLTFNKIVTNLSWHDIKEIGVIVLSAIVLFAVGTALSLLTNYVAKTPKEWFWGLVFAGLFPNISDLPIAYVQSMDNGTVFTEDESNKGVAYSCIFLTVQSFLMMNFGLWRLVGYDFEKADDDSDSIPDDSDRVANNNIKDKNDDYMETTSEIIKNKELNERLDENLPNKTLHDEQSAMDNTISHGQETFDTVPESLRSIDSLYSSEFLNNEADSAHDNVSRVESLQLFIPEAAHKRIPSTSTMSDVFKTFSDPLFGGSSAYDQPSRIDGQVFQNNTNLKQMHTFSSIPSYMSVGSLRKRRTSKTRSRKPSINDVIEEYSAVDRIKTGELDLSKPLTLTEDIGTSNVNIVRADVKMHDLESAYQKDDDSQIHSFEEIKNGVHNVPSNVETENSSDAEHYAIKGSLKIRVNNFIREHKLEWLVYIAINFCRPASLGALLGIICALVPYLKALFVITYVHVHLAPDGEPVLNFLMDFTAYIGNACIPLGLLMLGGTLARLEIKSLPKGFMKTAVMLTALKLALTPVIGVAWTNKLADLNWLENRIGRFVMILTFSMPSATAQVYFTAFYTPVGPKHVQMDCLSVFFLMQYCVLFISLSIVLTYALKVNLGV, encoded by the coding sequence ATGAGTTCCATTGATTTGGGAGCTGCAATTTATATTGCTATAAAaccaattttaaaaatttattccATCATTTTTGTTGGATATTTACTTGCAAGGTATAACATTGTGACAACTGAAATTGCTAGAGGTATTTCAAATATGGTGGTAAATGCAATTTTACCGTGTCTGACATTTAATAAGATCGTGACTAATTTATCCTGGCAtgatataaaagaaattggtGTAATTGTTCTATCTGCAATAGTATTGTTTGCTGTTGGTACAGCACTGTCTTTATTGACTAATTACGTCGCTAAGACTCCAAAGGAATGGTTTTGGGGTCTGGTTTTTGCAGGTTTATTCCCAAATATTAGTGATTTACCAATCGCTTATGTTCAAAGTATGGACAATGGGACAGTTTTCACTGAAGATGAGAGTAATAAAGGTGTTGCATATTCTTGTATCTTCTTAACTGTTCAAAGttttttaatgatgaattttGGACTATGGAGATTAGTTGGGTACGATTTCGAAAAAGCTGATGATGATTCTGATTCGATCCCAGATGACTCAGATAGGGTTgctaataataacataaaggataaaaatgatgattatATGGAAACAACTAGtgaaattataaagaatAAGGAATTAAATGAGAGATTAGATGAAAACTTACCAAACAAAACGTTACATGATGAACAAAGTGCTATGGATAACACAATATCGCATGGACAAGAGACCTTTGACACGGTACCCGAAAGTTTAAGAAGCATAGATAGTTTATATAGTTCAGAGTTTTTGAACAATGAAGCAGACTCTGCTCATGATAATGTTTCAAGAGTGGAGTCGTTACAACTATTTATTCCCGAAGCGGCTCATAAAAGGATTCCCTCAACCAGTACTATGTCTGATGTTTTTAAAACTTTCTCTGACCCTTTATTCGGTGGATCATCTGCTTATGACCAACCATCGAGAATTGATGGTCAAGTATtccaaaataatacaaacCTAAAACAAATGCATACGTTCAGTAGTATACCGAGTTATATGTCAGTGGGATCTTTGAGAAAACGGAGAACATCAAAGACAAGGTCTAGAAAGCCTTCGATCAATGATGTTATTGAAGAATACTCGGCAGTGGACAGAATTAAAACTGGTGAACTAGATTTGTCAAAACCCTTGACTTTGACTGAGGACATAGGGACATCGAACGTCAACATTGTAAGAGCAGATGTCAAAATGCATGATCTCGAGAGCGCATACCaaaaagatgatgattCTCAAATCCATAGTTTcgaagaaataaaaaacgGTGTTCATAATGTTCCAAGTAATGTAGAAACAGAGAATTCATCAGATGCTGAACATTATGCAATTAAAGGTTCTCTCAAGATTAGGgtaaacaattttattagagAACATAAACTTGAATGGTTAGTTTATATTGCAATCAACTTTTGTAGGCCAGCGTCGTTGGGTGCATTACTGGGTATTATATGTGCTCTAGTTCCTTATTTGAAAGCTCTTTTTGTTATAACGTATGTGCATGTGCACTTGGCACCAGATGGTGAACCAGTTTTAAACTTTTTGATGGATTTCACTGCATATATAGGAAATGCATGTATTCCACTAGGTTTACTTATGTTAGGAGGTACACTGGCCAGATTagaaattaaatctttaCCCAAAGGCTTTATGAAAACAGCAGTGATGCTTACAGCATTGAAGCTTGCCCTAACACCTGTTATTGGTGTTGCATGGACAAACAAATTAGCTGATCTAAATTGGTTAGAAAATAGAATTGGTAGATTTGTCATGATCTTAACATTTTCAATGCCAAGTGCAACTGCACAAGTTTATTTTACTGCATTTTACACACCAGTGGGGCCTAAGCATGTTCAAATGGATTGTTTGTCTGTGTTTTTCCTAATGCAATACtgtgttttatttatttcattatcaattgttttaacTTATGCGTTAAAGGTTAATTTAGGGGTATAG
- the TPHA0A01370 gene encoding uncharacterized protein (similar to Saccharomyces cerevisiae STM1 (YLR150W); ancestral locus Anc_8.364) produces MSNPFDLLGNDVEDANVVVSPPRELVKKNTSSKKADVPPPSANPARANKNRPQATGNDKAFKDKSAGRDQNRRKEAPAPSKRTNNRRATDRQSRSGKVDTQKKVQRGWGDDKKELEVEVEGEADADAELEADKASRSAANNKMSLEDYMKSISNSEFNRVAEVTKVAETLENAHIFVKEEEVLAEATKVKTLKSREIKVKEFLDFDATFADNNSSRTKKNFSNHAGKGERGSRGSNKSKSGNTVQRNTKIDTKNLPSLA; encoded by the coding sequence ATGTCCAACCCATTCGATCTATTAGGTAACGACGTCGAAGACGCTAACGTTGTCGTCTCACCACCAAGAGAACTTGTTAAGAAGAACACTTCTTCCAAGAAGGCCGATGTTCCACCACCATCCGCCAACCCAGCCAGAGCTAACAAGAACAGACCACAAGCTACTGGTAACGACAAAGCTTTCAAGGACAAATCTGCTGGTAGAGACCAAAACAGAAGAAAGGAAGCTCCAGCTCCATCCAAGAGAACAAACAACAGAAGAGCTACTGACCGTCAATCCAGATCCGGTAAGGTTGACACCCAAAAGAAGGTCCAAAGAGGCTGGGGTGATGACAAGAAAGAGTTAGAGGTCGAAGTTGAAGGTGAAGCTGATGCTGATGCTGAATTAGAAGCTGACAAGGCTTCCCGTTCTGCTGCCAACAACAAGATGTCCTTAGAGGACTACATGAAGTCCATTTCTAACAGTGAATTCAACAGAGTCGCTGAAGTCACCAAGGTTGCCGAAACTTTAGAAAACGCTCATATCTTCGTtaaggaagaagaagtttTAGCTGAAGCTACTAAGGTCAAGACCTTAAAGAGCAGAGAAATCAAGGTCAAGGAATTCTTAGATTTCGATGCTACTTTTGCTGACAACAACTCTTCAAGAACCAAGAAGAACTTCTCTAACCACGCTGGTAAAGGTGAAAGAGGTTCCAGAGGTTCCAACAAGTCTAAGAGTGGTAACACCGTTCAAAGAAACACCAAAATTGACACCAAGAACTTACCATCTTTGGCTTAA
- the STB3 gene encoding Stb3p (similar to Saccharomyces cerevisiae STB3 (YDR169C); ancestral locus Anc_8.363), translated as MEREPKDLDKNDPSDVASLKQGRKDGGTKPLSTTSPEAIAAGKLVTPTRLSELLLTKGPLAIRYITNTLSADIPSFKDLSLSKQRRLIMSVLEAGDETNNVVFEKIGWGQWTAKKVEDPAAFINIRNSTNINNSKIKETIIQEKENKLLKKKESSKNLIIQQSNDSIAPDEKIEFQNEDEKHSKDKLDPLRSTLYIDENAIISDDELEDDDQFTDHLYELEDEQKYFSKNSFGEDTQKLELSTTTYRRNDSNYTFSDKLRRKPSIVITDSSLIPKYNNNDFMDHEFFQHKNRKQRSRSHSISSAIRPSFYKISHISIGDLPNQSILKDYRENEFQNINHNNIISPKASMSQDVFKGGIQKKRITLSPRNHHLDQHLELMK; from the coding sequence ATGGAGAGGGAACCCAAGGATCTCGACAAGAATGATCCTAGCGATGTGGCTTCATTGAAGCAAGGTCGCAAGGACGGTGGTACAAAGCCGTTGTCGACCACTTCACCGGAAGCAATTGCGGCGGGAAAGTTGGTTACTCCAACGCGATTATCTGAATTGTTACTAACAAAGGGACCGTTAGCAATAAGATATATAACAAATACACTTAGTGCGGATATACCTAGTTTCAAGGATCTTTCCCTTTCGAAACAGAGGAGGCTTATCATGAGTGTATTGGAGGCAGGAGATGAGACGAATAATGTTGTCTTCGAAAAGATAGGGTGGGGACAATGGACCGCTAAAAAAGTTGAAGATCCAGCTgcatttattaatatacGAAACTcaacaaatattaataactCGAAGATTAAAGAAACGATAATCCAAGAGAAGGAAAATaagttattgaaaaagaaagaaagcTCAAAGAACTTGATAATTCAACAATCAAACGACTCAATAGCTCCTGACGAGAAGATTGAATTCcaaaatgaagatgagAAGCATTCTAAGGATAAACTCGATCCGTTGAGATCGacattatatattgatGAGAATGCAATTATCTCAGATGACGAGttagaagatgatgatcAATTCACTGATCATCTTTATGAACTCGAAGatgaacaaaaatatttctctAAAAACTCATTTGGTGAAGACACACAAAAACTAGAACTTTCTACAACTACTTATAGAAGAAATGATTCAAATTATACTTTCAGTGATAAATTAAGAAGAAAACCAAGTATTGTCATAACGGATTCATCTCTTATCCctaaatataacaataatgattttatgGATCATgaattttttcaacatAAAAATAGGAAACAAAGATCAAGAAGTCATTCGATTAGTAGTGCAATTAGACCTTCATTTTATAAGATATCTCATATTTCAATAGGTGACCTCCCCAATCAAAGTATTTTAAAGGATTATAGAGAAaatgaatttcaaaatattaatcaTAATAACATAATCTCACCAAAAGCTAGTATGTCTCAAGATGTATTTAAAGGTGGTATtcagaaaaaaagaattactCTTTCTCCAAGGAATCATCACTTAGATCAACACTTGGAACTAATGAAATAG
- the CDC37 gene encoding Hsp90 co-chaperone CDC37 (similar to Saccharomyces cerevisiae CDC37 (YDR168W); ancestral locus Anc_8.361) → MAIDYSKWDKIELSDDSDVEVHPNVDKKSFIKWKQQSIHEKRDKRNQDIKNLETQVSMYAALNKRVDKLLSNVSTEDLTERAKISKYLNANFDKTEKQVGEAVDPNIPTYNEMVEDLFEQLENDAKKEGKDPKDGEVIKSLCLKHRAKIDSVTVEANEKLKELYIEKSKLISSEDMHTGFNSSFLNKSKGNDGKDEVSEKLNAIADKNAVSSSAVEKLPILKPQLEFIDYKDDVMKLAPETEKFGRMSAGGYKASEEYLLKHMPIISEQQKDALIMKAFDYLSEDNEKMAYQVVHQSELLSYLREIYNLKKIPFLNIDEMKSCIEMFFKRVIYNTQNAQGRNSFLESVKTKFEHIKNRVQIMNEEQIQEGEGVETIQLKSLDDSTELEINLPDFNSTDPEEIRRVEVFNKLPVNMQDAIKTKNLDKINDVLSETPIDVAESYLDLFNEADIIGVRALLENEDEFKHLKDEYNKNQDDLEHLSIDEKSTKNNEPVSTADLVD, encoded by the coding sequence atgGCAATTGATTATTCGAAATGGGATAAAATCGAATTATCAGATGATTCTGATGTCGAAGTTCATCCAAATGTCgataaaaaatcatttattaagTGGAAACAACAAAGTATTCATGAAAAGAGGGACAAAAGAAATCAggatataaaaaatttagaaacaCAGGTTTCTATGTATGCTGCATTGAATAAAAGGGTTGATAAATTGTTATCTAATGTATCTACCGAAGATTTAACAGAACGTGCCAAAATATCAAAGTATTTAAATgcaaattttgataaaactgAGAAACAGGTTGGGGAAGCCGTTGACCCAAATATACCTACATACAATGAAATGGTGGAAGATCTCTTTGAGCAATTGGAAAATGATGCTAAGAAAGAGGGTAAAGATCCAAAAGATGGTGAAGTAATTAAAAGTTTATGTTTAAAACACAGAGCAAAAATTGACAGTGTTACAGTTGAAGCTAATGAGAAGctaaaagaattatatattgaaaaatcgAAACTAATTTCCTCGGAGGATATGCACACTGGTTTTAACTCTAGTTTTCTGAATAAAAGTAAAGGTAATGATGGTAAAGATGAAGTTTCAGAAAAACTAAATGCTATTGCAGATAAGAATGCCGTATCTTCATCAGCTGTGGAGAAATTACCAATTTTAAAGCCACAATTAGAATTTATTGATTACAAAGATGATGTAATGAAACTAGCACCCGAAACCGAAAAATTTGGAAGGATGTCAGCAGGTGGTTACAAAGCATCAGAAGAATACTTGTTGAAACATATGCCTATAATTTCTGAACAACAAAAAGATGCATTGATCATGAAAGcatttgattatttatcagaagataatgaaaagaTGGCTTATCAAGTTGTTCATCAATCTGAATTATTGTCATATCTTCgtgaaatttataatttgaaaaaaattccATTTCTTAATATTGATGAGATGAAGAGCTGCATAGAAATGTTCTTCAAGAGagtaatatataatacacAAAATGCACAAGGTAGAAATTCTTTCTTAGAATCGGTTAAAACCAAATTTGaacatattaaaaatagAGTTCAAATCATGAACGAAGAACAAATTCAAGAGGGCGAAGGTGTTGAAACGATCCAATTAAAGTCATTAGATGATTCCACTGAACTTGAAATCAATTTACCAGACTTCAATTCTACTGATCCAGAAGAGATAAGAAGAGTGGAAGTATTTAACAAGTTACCTGTTAATATGCAAGATGCTATAAAGACTAAAAACTTAGATAAGATTAATGACGTACTTAGTGAAACTCCTATTGACGTAGCAGAATCATACTTAGACTTATTCAATGAAGCCGATATTATTGGTGTCAGGGCATTACTAGAAAACGAAGATGAAtttaaacatttaaaagatgaatataacaaaaatCAAGATGATTTGGAGCACTTGTCTATTGATGAAAAGTCCAccaaaaataatgaacCCGTAAGCACAGCAGATCTTGTTGACTGA
- the TAF10 gene encoding Taf10p (similar to Saccharomyces cerevisiae TAF10 (YDR167W); ancestral locus Anc_8.360), with protein sequence MSDEYQFDAAASNNIEIANTVTSTNRDDTVNMAEENGDVSMNTVNDLENDVDIDDEFNDNEEGMVGDNNLFGNNDEANNEEKENNFNDNNLFELPEFTRKDKTLNEILDMMDDNPPLIPDAVIEYYMTKNGIECSDLRVKRLLALATQKFISDIASDAYEYSRIRSPVAVNNANNGQARARQLMAAQQLTATQQQQNEKNSQSKVILTVTDLSLAVAEYGLNISRPDFYR encoded by the coding sequence ATGAGTGATGAGTATCAGTTCGATGCTGCAGCTAGTAATAACATTGAAATTGCAAATACGGTTACATCAACCAATAGAGATGATACTGTGAATATGGCAGAAGAGAATGGTGACGTTTCTATGAATACAGTCAATGATTTGGAAAATGATGTTGACATCGATGATGAATTCAATGACAATGAAGAAGGTATGGTTggtgataataatttatttggaAATAATGACGAAGCTAATAATGAAGAGAAggaaaataatttcaatgataataatcTATTTGAACTACCTGAATTCACGAGAAAGGATAAGACATTGAATGAGATATTGGATATGATGGATGATAATCCACCTTTAATCCCTGATGCtgtaattgaatattatatgaCTAAAAATGGTATAGAATGTTCGGATTTAAGAGTCAAAAGATTACTGGCCTTAGCAACTCAAAAATTCATCAGCGATATTGCTTCGGATGCATATGAGTATTCTAGAATAAGATCTCCTGTTGCTGTCAATAATGCAAACAATGGCCAAGCAAGAGCCAGACAGTTAATGGCAGCTCAACAACTTACTGCAacacaacaacaacaaaatgaaaaaaattcacAAAGTAAAGTTATTTTAACGGTGACTGATTTAAGTTTAGCTGTAGCAGAGTATGgtctaaatatttcaagacCAGATTTTTACCGTTAA